The nucleotide window GCCAAATCCTCCATCAGAATGACAAGGGATGGTCCTTCCATGGCGACTCCTGAAATGACAGATCGTGAAGACTACCCCGGCCAAGACGGGGCAGACAGCCTTGACCTGAACTTGCAAGAATCCCTCCAGCCAGATCTTCAGGCCACATCCTGCAGATGGCCTGCCGTCAGAGCAAAGAGCAGCACCTCACCCGCCACGCCCTTCAGCTGATAGGAACCCGCAGGCGTCCAGCTGCCGAGCGGCAGATAGTCGCGCACGGCAGCCGTCATAAGGATTTGCGAAGGTTCAGCGTTGACCTGAACCCGAGCCGCGATGTTCACCGTGTTGCCGATGGCCGTATAATCCGAACGCCTTTGGCCTCCGAAGCTTCCCACGATCGCCGGCCCATGATGCAGACCAATGCGCATCTGAAAGCTGTGCTGGAATTCCTGGCGCCAGGTCTGATTCAGGTCTTCCAAGGCCTTCATCATGGCCTGGGCACAGAGACAGGCGCGCCGAGCCTGGTCCTGCGCCTCCATGGACAGGGGGGCTCCAAAGAAAATCAGAATGCCATCACCTAAAAACTTATCGATCGTGCCGCCGTGTTCGAAGATCACATCCGTCATCCGAACAAAAAAGTCATTCAGAATCCGGGCGATCCGCGCCGGACCCAATATTTCCGTGGACCTTGTGAAGTTCACCAGATCGGTAAACATCACCGTGATGGGCCGCATGCGGGCGCTGTCATCAAAGATGGCCTTCCCCGCCAGAAGATCTTTGACAAGGTCGGGCGGCAGGAAGCGCTGCAGAATGTTCTGATTGATGAACTGATTCAGATCGTCGATCTTGCGTTCGCGCTTTTTCAGATCGAGCAGGTTTTCCACGGTGGAAACGAGTTCCCTTTCATCGAAAGGCTTGCCGAGATAGGCGCTGGCGCCCAGGCGAATGCCCTCGGCCTTGCTTTCCGCGTCGGTTTTCGCTGTCAAAAGGATCGTCGGCAGGGACATGCTGTCCTCCCTGCGATGCAGCGCTTCAATCAAGGCCGGCCCATCCATGCCCGGCATCAGCCAGTCGGTGATGACGAGATCGATCAGCTGCGGATGCGTTTCCACGATCCTGAGCGCCGCTTCGCCCCCGCCCGCGGCTATCATATGATAACCGTGCGAACGCAGCATGCCGCTGACGATGCCCCGCATATCAAAGACATCATCCACCACCAGGATCACAGCCTTGCAGTCTTCCGGGCGCAAAAGCTCCGGTTCTTCACTGCGCTGCGGATGCTGCGGCTCCAGTCCTGCAAGATGCCAGTCGCGTTCCTCGTGATTCGTGCCGTCCTCCTGCAGCTGAACGATAGGACTTTTGCGGATGTAATCCTCGATCAGCTGCAGCTCCTTGCGATAATCACAGGGCTTATAAAGGATATGATGCGCCTGGGCCTTGCGCACGCCGTCCGCCAGCATCTCGGCCGAGGTTTCGCCGGTCAGGATAATGCGGAAGGTATCCGGGGAAACGCGGGCCACGAAGGCGAGCAGATCGGTGCCCTGCTCCCCCACAAGGTTCGCATCCGCGATCACCACGCGGATGCGGTGCGTCCGCAGAAGATCCTTGAGGCCGGCACCATTCGCCACGATCCTATACTGCTGCAGGACCGTGTGCCGCTCCATGGCCATGGTGAATTCATTGCGAACCGCAGGCTCATCCTCGACATAGACCAGATCCAGAATCGGCAGGCCTTCCGTGGAGGGCCGATGGAGTTTCTGCTCCAGTTCCCGCAAAAATTCCGGGCTGAGCGGCAGCAGCTGAAAGTGATCCACCTGCGCGGTATTCAGCTGTTTCAGAGTATCCTGCTTCATCCGTCCGACTTCCGCCAGGAGCACGCGCCAGGCCTGAGCCTGCCACTCGCGACAGGACTGTAAGAACGCATCCAGTTCCGGTCCGGCATCCACCAGGGTCATCACCACGCGCGCGCCTTCGCGATGCATGATGGCCGCGGCTTCCTTCAAATCCGCCACAGGTCGAATGCGCCAGAGCTGGCCCCGATCCTCAAGAGTCCTGACGAGATCATGGCGCCGCGTGGCATCCGCATCCACCAAAAGAATATCTATGGCCTCGTCCGCAGTCAAAAGCAGCGGAAATTCCACCCAGAAGCGAGCCCCTTGCGCGGCTTCGCTTTCCACTCCGACCGTGCCGTGCATCAGCTGCGCCAGCTCCTTGACCAGCGCCAGGCCAAGCCCGGTGCCCTGTTTATCCTGCTGATGCCGCCCTTCGACCTGGGAGAAGAGTTTGAAGAGTTTATCCTGCTGCTCTTTCGGAATCCCGGGCCCCGTGTCCGCCACCGCAATGCGAACCTGCTGCGCCCGACGTTCGAGGATCAAATCTATGCGGCCGCCTTTGGGCGTGAACTTCAAAGCGTTGGCGAGGTAATTGAAAACGACTTTTTCCAGAGCATCGATTTGACCCTGTATTTTCAGGCTTTCCGGTCGATCGACATCCATGACGACACGGAATTCCATCCCTTGCCTCTTGCAGGCGTCCGCACAGAAGGCGGCCACGTTTTGCACGAAACGTTCGAGTGGAATGGGGTCGAGGCGCAGTTTGAATTTCGCCAGCGAGATTTTTTGAAAATCAAGGAGCTGGTTCACAAGGCGAAAGAGTCGCTTGGCATTGCGTCGCGCCATCTCCACAGCCGACGGCATATCCGACGGGCTGAGGTTCTCCCGGAGGCTCCCGAGGATCAGAGTCAGAGGCGTTCGCAGCTCATGCGAGATCGAGCGGAAGAAACGTGTTTTCTGTTCATCCGCGTCCTTCAGTTCCTCATGGGCGTCCACCAGCTGCTTTTTCTGATGCTCCAGAATACCCTTTTGCTCTTCCAGCTTTTCCTTTTGCATCCGCAGTCTTTCCGTCTGCTGATGCACCTCGTCCTGGAGGTTGCGGGTCAGGCGTTCGGCCGTGCGGAAGGCATGCGCGAAGTTGCTGCCGACCACCAGGGATTGAAAGAAGATGAAGGCGACCATTCCATAGTGCCCAAGATATTCGAAATCATAGACATGGAAGAAGGCGACCATCGTATCGTTCAACATCGCCAGGAAAAGAAGGGCGAAACCTGTCATCGCCATCGACGCGGCCCGAAACCTTTTCCGAACCAGCTGCACGAGGCGTACGATCAGAAGAATCGAAACAAGCCCCTGAACTCCGAGTATGGGCACGACCACAAACACAGCCTGCCGCGGCCAGACAAGCGTTGCAGCGATCATGATCGGCATCAGTGACCAGACAGTCTGCATGATCCAGCGCGGGATCGCTTTCTCGAAGGAGAGATTGAAAAAGCTGAAGTAAATCGAGAAGCCGAGGCAAAGGCCCCAGACTATAGGCAGGACGGTCAGGGCATAGGTCAGATAGCTCGGTTCCGTAACGAAGCGGCTCAGAAGCGCTTCCGTTGAAAAGTAGCGAAAGCCCATGAGCAAAGAAAAAATACCGATCAGGAGGCTCGGTTTATCTTCCGGCCGCAGCACGTAAAGCCCAAAGTTCGAAATGAAGAGGAGAAAGAACATGCCGAGCACGAAAAAGGTCTGCATATCATGTTTTTCGAGCTTATCCTGCAAGTGCGTGCTCGGATAGATGACAGGGCTCAGCGTGAAGTTCCCTGGGATGCGGTAGCGACTGCCGAAGCTGATCAGGTAGAATTCCTCGCCGGCAGCCACCGGCAGATCCCCATGCACGACCCTCATCTGATAGGCCATCGTTTCTTCACTATCCCCAAGTCGTCCGGATTCCGTCAAAAGTCGAAGATCCTTGACTGCGGGTCGATAGATCCAGGTCTGATGCTGCTGGGCGAACTGATCAATCCAAAAGCCGAGCGGTTCGGGTCGAGGAATACCCACCACCTTCATGATGAAGGTGGCCTTTTGAATTTCGCGGTCCAGCCCGGCCGCCTTGCGCCAGTCCGTTCCCATCGCAATCAGTTTGTAATCATCCTGCAGAAAGCTTTCATTCAGAATGTCTTCGCGGGTCAATAAACGATCGGGATAAAAACGCCATTCGCCTTTTATTTTCAACGGGCCCCTTTGCGCAAAATCCCAGCCTTCCGCATGAAAGACCCCATCGACCGCGGACGGTTCACTGTTCGCCATGAGCCTCGGGACAGCAAGAAAGAAGAGCAGCCAAAGGTTAAGATACCTTGCGCAGGGCATCATCACCGTCCTCCTTATTCCAGGTCAACACGAAACGGGGATGGGTCGCATGCTTGTCATAACGAATCTGACCGGACGCCCGCTGCATGAGTTTGCGCGCGATAAATAGTCCCAGCCCCGAACCGGATGTTCCCTTGGAACTGACGCCGCGTTCGAAGAGATGACTCTGAAGATCGGATGGAATCGGAGCCCCCGCGTTTTCCACGAGGACCTCCAAACGTTCGCCGTGCGTCGCTGCAATCGCAATCCAACGCTGATCAGAAGGCAGGGACTGCATGGCGTCGACGGCATTTCCGAGCAGATTCAAAAGTATCTGCATCAGGTGCGCGGCATTGATCGGCAGATTCAGGGCAAGGTCACCCGGCCTGATCTCGATTCTGTGTTTACGAAGGCGCGGATGAATGAGACGGTGCAGCGTATTCCAAACTTCATCCAGGCGGCAGGCTCCCAGATGCTGACTGCTGCGACTATAATCCAGGATGGAAACCACCAGCTCGGCCGCGTGATGCGCCTGCTGTTCCAGGAGCTGATAGGACCTGACGAGAGTCAAAACCTGCTCGCAGGTGCTCTGCTGCTCGACGGTCAGGTGACTCATCGTTTGCCACAGTTCTTTACGCGCTCCTGCGTCAAGCGGCAGACCAGCGAGGATGAATCGCAGGGACCGCAGATTTTTGTTGCTCGCGTCTTCAGGTTTCACAAAGGGCAGCTGCTGAAGGTCGACGTCTTCCAGATGCTGCCCCTGACAAAGACTCAGGCAGGCCGCGTTCCAGGCCGCGCCGCTGAGCGGCAGAAGGCTGAGCGTGCAGAGGCTGCTGTCCTGAATGCTTTCCTTATCGAGTTTTCCCGCCTGGAAAAGGTTTTTCAGTTCATGGCTGAGTTCCCGCATCATCTCGCCGAGCTGAGCCATCCGTTCCCGCTCCTCGATCGCATCCATCTTATGAATGATCTCGATGCGCTTCAGAAGATTGCGCACGCGGAAACTCAATTCTTCATGCTGAATCGGCTTCGCCAGATAATCATCGGCGCCCAGGCTCAGTCCAAAGATGCGGTCGTCTTCACTGGCCCTTGCCGTCACCAGGATCACGGGAATGTCTTCGAGCGTGCTGTCCTTTTTCATTTCCAAAAGCACATCCTCGCCTGACATCTGCGGCATCATCATATCGAGCAGCATCAGATCGGGCGGGCTCGTGCGCGCCTTCTGCAGGGCTTCCGCGCCCCCATGCGCGACGCTTACTTCATAACCATCGCCCAAGAGCAGATCGCGCAGAACCTCGCAGTTGATTTCATTGTCATCGACGACCAGGATATGACCCTTGTTTGGCGCTGCATCCAAAGTCACAGAGTTCTTTGCAGCCAGCGCGGGAGGGGCGTTAGATTTTTTGTTTTCCACCAGTTCAGGCGTCGTAGTCAGATGAATCCGGGTCTGACGCGGGACGGTCACACGGAAAAGGCTCCCCTGACCAAAGACGGATTCCAATTCCACGCGCCCGCCCATCAGGCGGCAGATATCACGCACCATCGAAAGACCAAGGCCCGTGCCTTCATAGGCGCGCCGGGCATCGCCTTCGACCTGCTTGAATTCCTCGAAAACCTGCGCCTCCTGATCCTTGGGTATGCCGATGCCGGTGTCACGAACCTCCATCACCAGCTGCTGATCCTGAATCCGAAGACGCAATGACACCCGATTCGCCCGTCCGGGTTCG belongs to Oligoflexus sp. and includes:
- a CDS encoding response regulator, which codes for MMPCARYLNLWLLFFLAVPRLMANSEPSAVDGVFHAEGWDFAQRGPLKIKGEWRFYPDRLLTREDILNESFLQDDYKLIAMGTDWRKAAGLDREIQKATFIMKVVGIPRPEPLGFWIDQFAQQHQTWIYRPAVKDLRLLTESGRLGDSEETMAYQMRVVHGDLPVAAGEEFYLISFGSRYRIPGNFTLSPVIYPSTHLQDKLEKHDMQTFFVLGMFFLLFISNFGLYVLRPEDKPSLLIGIFSLLMGFRYFSTEALLSRFVTEPSYLTYALTVLPIVWGLCLGFSIYFSFFNLSFEKAIPRWIMQTVWSLMPIMIAATLVWPRQAVFVVVPILGVQGLVSILLIVRLVQLVRKRFRAASMAMTGFALLFLAMLNDTMVAFFHVYDFEYLGHYGMVAFIFFQSLVVGSNFAHAFRTAERLTRNLQDEVHQQTERLRMQKEKLEEQKGILEHQKKQLVDAHEELKDADEQKTRFFRSISHELRTPLTLILGSLRENLSPSDMPSAVEMARRNAKRLFRLVNQLLDFQKISLAKFKLRLDPIPLERFVQNVAAFCADACKRQGMEFRVVMDVDRPESLKIQGQIDALEKVVFNYLANALKFTPKGGRIDLILERRAQQVRIAVADTGPGIPKEQQDKLFKLFSQVEGRHQQDKQGTGLGLALVKELAQLMHGTVGVESEAAQGARFWVEFPLLLTADEAIDILLVDADATRRHDLVRTLEDRGQLWRIRPVADLKEAAAIMHREGARVVMTLVDAGPELDAFLQSCREWQAQAWRVLLAEVGRMKQDTLKQLNTAQVDHFQLLPLSPEFLRELEQKLHRPSTEGLPILDLVYVEDEPAVRNEFTMAMERHTVLQQYRIVANGAGLKDLLRTHRIRVVIADANLVGEQGTDLLAFVARVSPDTFRIILTGETSAEMLADGVRKAQAHHILYKPCDYRKELQLIEDYIRKSPIVQLQEDGTNHEERDWHLAGLEPQHPQRSEEPELLRPEDCKAVILVVDDVFDMRGIVSGMLRSHGYHMIAAGGGEAALRIVETHPQLIDLVITDWLMPGMDGPALIEALHRREDSMSLPTILLTAKTDAESKAEGIRLGASAYLGKPFDERELVSTVENLLDLKKRERKIDDLNQFINQNILQRFLPPDLVKDLLAGKAIFDDSARMRPITVMFTDLVNFTRSTEILGPARIARILNDFFVRMTDVIFEHGGTIDKFLGDGILIFFGAPLSMEAQDQARRACLCAQAMMKALEDLNQTWRQEFQHSFQMRIGLHHGPAIVGSFGGQRRSDYTAIGNTVNIAARVQVNAEPSQILMTAAVRDYLPLGSWTPAGSYQLKGVAGEVLLFALTAGHLQDVA
- a CDS encoding ATP-binding protein; translated protein: SEFGFYLQSDTLYLSFIGSVVLFAAYLFHRVDRLRAWKNPVFLGFVLLGSMEVLAIAVQFFHARIPLAIVFFVSAYVGIVLICAIYEVMRVKNVDREMQLVRVSLLIPVGGILYDAAVGQFDLGLPYIAHYTNLAFILAQSVLVGRAFARSFSENERLLIEVREKEKSRTVFFHNTSHELRTPLNGIIGFLELLINGRYGELSHEASVQLQKCVRLAHSLKNQVNTILDLAKSRKGTLELSNSQFRLGDLINEAQDLAEGLLLKFKNTEFELQVESGLAAETWVGDYGKLATILRNLLGNAFKFAEPGRANRVSLRLRIQDQQLVMEVRDTGIGIPKDQEAQVFEEFKQVEGDARRAYEGTGLGLSMVRDICRLMGGRVELESVFGQGSLFRVTVPRQTRIHLTTTPELVENKKSNAPPALAAKNSVTLDAAPNKGHILVVDDNEINCEVLRDLLLGDGYEVSVAHGGAEALQKARTSPPDLMLLDMMMPQMSGEDVLLEMKKDSTLEDIPVILVTARASEDDRIFGLSLGADDYLAKPIQHEELSFRVRNLLKRIEIIHKMDAIEERERMAQLGEMMRELSHELKNLFQAGKLDKESIQDSSLCTLSLLPLSGAAWNAACLSLCQGQHLEDVDLQQLPFVKPEDASNKNLRSLRFILAGLPLDAGARKELWQTMSHLTVEQQSTCEQVLTLVRSYQLLEQQAHHAAELVVSILDYSRSSQHLGACRLDEVWNTLHRLIHPRLRKHRIEIRPGDLALNLPINAAHLMQILLNLLGNAVDAMQSLPSDQRWIAIAATHGERLEVLVENAGAPIPSDLQSHLFERGVSSKGTSGSGLGLFIARKLMQRASGQIRYDKHATHPRFVLTWNKEDGDDALRKVS